From the Senegalimassilia faecalis genome, one window contains:
- a CDS encoding aminotransferase class I/II-fold pyridoxal phosphate-dependent enzyme, translated as MPAYADMTTEELAAKRDELMREYEAIKAKGLALNMARGKPSSAQLDLSMPMLASVTTYEDCLAEDGTDCRNYGVLDGIPEAKRLMASMLDDDADHVIVFGSSSLNIMYDTMARCWSFGTLGHTPWSKLDEVKWLCPCPGYDRHFGVTEAFGFTMIPVTMTPDGPDMDEVERLVANDASVKGIWCVPKYSNPGGVTYSDEVVRRLAAMPCAAEDFRIFWDNAYGIHHLYDAPEQQDQLLDIRAACDEAGNPDRCFKFASTSKVTFPGAGISAMAASAANIADVKARMNPQVIGHDKLNQLRHVRFLRDAKGLAAHMSKHAAILRPKFELVDAKLTEALTEVGGCSWSKPRGGYFVSFDAPAGCAKRIVALAKDAGVTMTGAGATWPYKNDPADSNIRIAPSLPPVEELEATLDVFTCCVKLAYIEKLLRE; from the coding sequence ATGCCAGCATATGCGGATATGACCACAGAGGAGCTTGCGGCGAAACGCGACGAGCTTATGCGCGAATACGAAGCCATCAAGGCGAAGGGGCTGGCGTTGAACATGGCGCGCGGCAAGCCCTCAAGCGCGCAGCTTGACCTGAGCATGCCGATGCTGGCAAGCGTGACCACGTACGAGGACTGCCTTGCCGAAGACGGCACCGATTGCCGCAACTATGGCGTGCTTGACGGTATTCCCGAGGCGAAGCGTTTGATGGCAAGCATGCTTGACGACGACGCCGACCATGTCATTGTGTTCGGCAGCTCAAGCTTGAACATCATGTACGACACCATGGCGCGCTGCTGGTCGTTCGGCACGCTGGGCCACACGCCCTGGAGCAAACTTGATGAGGTGAAGTGGCTGTGCCCCTGCCCCGGCTACGATAGGCATTTCGGCGTGACCGAGGCGTTCGGCTTCACCATGATCCCCGTTACCATGACCCCCGACGGGCCCGACATGGACGAGGTGGAGCGCCTTGTTGCCAACGATGCGTCGGTGAAGGGCATCTGGTGCGTGCCGAAGTACTCCAACCCCGGCGGCGTGACGTATTCCGATGAGGTGGTGCGCCGCCTGGCGGCCATGCCTTGCGCGGCCGAGGATTTCCGCATTTTCTGGGATAACGCCTACGGCATTCATCATCTCTACGATGCACCCGAGCAGCAAGACCAGCTGCTTGACATTCGCGCCGCGTGCGATGAAGCTGGCAACCCCGATCGCTGCTTCAAGTTCGCCTCCACGAGCAAGGTGACGTTCCCGGGCGCGGGCATCTCGGCCATGGCGGCAAGCGCGGCGAACATCGCCGACGTGAAGGCGCGTATGAACCCGCAGGTCATCGGCCACGACAAGCTCAACCAGCTGCGCCACGTGCGCTTTTTGCGCGATGCGAAGGGACTGGCCGCGCACATGAGTAAGCATGCGGCCATTTTGCGTCCGAAGTTCGAACTGGTGGACGCGAAGCTGACCGAGGCGCTGACCGAGGTTGGCGGCTGCTCGTGGAGCAAGCCGCGTGGCGGGTATTTCGTGTCGTTCGATGCTCCGGCAGGCTGCGCGAAGCGCATCGTTGCGCTGGCGAAGGACGCAGGCGTTACCATGACAGGCGCCGGAGCCACGTGGCCGTACAAGAACGACCCCGCCGACAGCAACATTCGCATTGCGCCGAGCCTGCCGCCCGTTGAAGAGCTTGAGGCGACGCTTGATGTGTTCACGTGCTGCGTGAAGCTTGCGTATATCGAGAAGCTGCTGAGGGAATAA
- a CDS encoding sodium/proline symporter, which yields MGSTDLMVILAMVIYFVVVLAVGFSYAKRSNSSTDEYFIGGRKVGPWFTALSAEASDMSGYLLMGIPGLAYFYGASEAMWTCIGLAIGTYLNWLFVAKRLRQYSERVHAITIPSFFSNRFHDKKNILSTVAALIILLFFCVYTGSCFVTCGKLFHTLFGIDYAAMMVFGAVVVFAYTLVGGYLSVVATDFIQGCLMFFALAVVLIGSITSIGGVDVTVAFLQNIPGFLNGGQLTTPIMDAETGLQMIQGDEPLFGEPTEYGVLAIISTLAWGLGYFGMPQVLVRFLGIRSAEEVRQSRIIAVVWVVISMVCALCIGFIGRAMLPTYFGTNAAAENIFIVIAQMILPAFMCGVVVSGILAASMSSASSYLLITGSSVAENIFRGVIKRDATDRQVMIVSRITLAVVMVIGILIAIDENSVIFRVVSYAWAGLGASFGPLMLCSLYWRRTNKQGALAGMLGGAITVVVWHNFIKPLGGVFGIYELLPAFIVSLLCIFIVSKLTAEPSAEIYEEFDHYKEARMDENVNPTSAA from the coding sequence ATGGGTTCGACCGATTTGATGGTCATTTTGGCAATGGTCATTTACTTCGTCGTCGTTTTGGCGGTGGGGTTCTCGTATGCGAAGCGCTCCAATTCGTCCACGGACGAATATTTCATCGGCGGCCGCAAGGTCGGCCCGTGGTTCACGGCGCTTTCGGCCGAGGCGTCGGACATGTCCGGCTACCTATTAATGGGTATTCCCGGCCTTGCCTATTTCTATGGCGCGTCCGAGGCCATGTGGACGTGCATCGGCCTGGCCATCGGCACATATCTTAACTGGCTGTTCGTGGCAAAACGCCTTCGCCAGTATTCCGAGCGCGTGCACGCCATCACCATCCCGTCGTTTTTCAGCAACCGCTTCCATGACAAGAAGAACATTCTGTCGACGGTTGCGGCGCTCATCATCCTGCTGTTCTTCTGCGTGTACACCGGCAGCTGCTTCGTAACGTGCGGCAAGCTGTTCCACACGCTGTTCGGCATCGATTACGCGGCCATGATGGTGTTCGGCGCCGTGGTGGTGTTTGCCTACACGCTGGTGGGCGGCTATCTGTCCGTTGTGGCAACTGACTTCATCCAAGGCTGCCTTATGTTCTTCGCGCTTGCCGTGGTGCTTATCGGGTCTATCACCTCAATTGGCGGCGTTGACGTCACCGTGGCGTTTTTGCAGAACATTCCCGGCTTCCTCAACGGCGGCCAGCTCACCACGCCCATTATGGATGCGGAAACCGGCCTGCAAATGATTCAAGGCGACGAGCCGCTGTTTGGTGAACCCACCGAGTATGGCGTGCTGGCTATCATCTCCACGCTTGCCTGGGGCCTTGGCTACTTCGGCATGCCGCAGGTGCTTGTGCGCTTCCTGGGCATCCGCTCGGCCGAAGAGGTACGCCAATCGCGCATTATCGCCGTGGTGTGGGTGGTCATCTCCATGGTCTGCGCGTTGTGCATCGGTTTCATCGGCCGCGCTATGCTGCCCACCTATTTCGGCACGAATGCCGCCGCCGAGAATATCTTCATCGTCATTGCGCAGATGATTTTGCCGGCGTTTATGTGCGGCGTGGTGGTGTCGGGCATTCTGGCGGCGTCCATGTCGTCGGCCTCGTCGTACCTGCTTATCACCGGTTCGTCAGTTGCCGAGAATATCTTCCGCGGCGTCATCAAACGCGATGCCACTGACCGTCAGGTCATGATTGTCTCGCGCATCACGCTTGCCGTCGTCATGGTCATAGGCATCCTCATCGCCATCGACGAGAACTCCGTTATCTTCCGCGTCGTGTCGTACGCGTGGGCAGGCTTAGGCGCCTCGTTCGGCCCGCTAATGCTGTGCAGCCTCTATTGGCGCCGCACGAACAAGCAGGGCGCGCTTGCGGGCATGCTCGGCGGTGCAATCACTGTCGTGGTGTGGCACAACTTCATCAAACCGCTTGGCGGCGTATTCGGCATCTACGAGCTGCTGCCGGCGTTCATCGTGTCGCTGCTATGCATCTTCATCGTGTCGAAGCTCACGGCAGAGCCCTCGGCTGAAATCTACGAAGAGTTCGACCATTACAAGGAAGCGCGTATGGACGAGAACGTGAACCCCACGTCTGCCGCGTAA
- the tuf gene encoding elongation factor Tu: MAKEKFERTKPHVNIGTIGHVDHGKTTLTAAISKTLSSNDGSHGTAHADFTAFEDIDKAPEERERGITISIAHIEYETDTRHYAHVDCPGHADYVKNMITGAAQMDGAILVIAATDGPMAQTREHILLARQVGVPYIVVFLNKCDMVDDEELIELVEMETRELLSEYEFPGDDIPVIRGSALKALEGEKEWQDKIWELMDAVDSYIPTPERDVDKPFLMAVEDTMTITGRGTVATGRVERGVLHVNDPLEIVGIKETQNTVCTGIEMFRKLLDEAQAGDNIGCLLRGIKREDIERGQVLCKPGSVTPHQKFEGQVYILTKEEGGRHTPFFDGYRPQFYFRTTDITGVAHLPEGTEMVMPGDNVTITAELIHPVAMEEGLRFAIREGGRTVGSGRVTKIIA, encoded by the coding sequence ATGGCTAAGGAGAAGTTCGAGCGTACCAAGCCGCATGTTAACATCGGTACGATCGGCCACGTTGACCACGGCAAGACGACGCTGACCGCTGCCATCTCCAAGACGCTGTCCAGCAACGACGGCTCTCATGGCACCGCTCACGCCGACTTCACCGCCTTCGAGGACATCGACAAGGCTCCCGAGGAGCGCGAGCGCGGCATCACGATCTCCATTGCTCACATTGAGTACGAGACCGACACGCGTCACTACGCTCACGTTGACTGCCCCGGTCACGCTGACTACGTTAAGAACATGATCACCGGTGCTGCCCAGATGGACGGCGCTATCCTGGTTATCGCTGCTACCGACGGTCCTATGGCTCAGACCCGCGAGCACATTCTGCTCGCTCGTCAGGTCGGCGTTCCCTACATCGTTGTGTTCCTGAATAAGTGCGACATGGTCGACGACGAGGAGCTCATCGAGCTCGTCGAGATGGAGACCCGCGAGCTGCTCTCCGAGTACGAGTTCCCCGGAGACGACATTCCGGTTATCCGCGGTTCTGCTCTGAAGGCGCTCGAGGGCGAGAAAGAATGGCAGGACAAGATTTGGGAGCTCATGGATGCTGTTGACTCCTATATCCCCACGCCGGAGCGCGATGTCGACAAGCCGTTCCTGATGGCTGTTGAGGACACCATGACCATCACCGGCCGTGGTACCGTTGCTACCGGTCGTGTTGAGCGCGGCGTTCTGCATGTCAACGACCCGCTGGAGATTGTCGGTATCAAGGAGACCCAGAACACGGTCTGCACCGGCATCGAGATGTTCCGTAAGCTGCTCGACGAGGCTCAGGCTGGCGACAACATCGGCTGCTTGCTCCGCGGCATCAAGCGTGAGGACATCGAGCGTGGCCAGGTTCTCTGCAAGCCTGGTAGCGTGACCCCGCACCAGAAGTTCGAGGGCCAGGTCTACATCCTGACGAAGGAAGAAGGCGGCCGTCACACGCCGTTCTTCGATGGCTATCGTCCGCAGTTCTACTTCCGCACCACCGACATCACGGGTGTTGCTCACCTGCCCGAGGGCACCGAAATGGTTATGCCTGGCGACAACGTGACCATCACTGCTGAGCTGATTCACCCGGTGGCAATGGAGGAAGGCCTCCGCTTCGCTATCCGCGAGGGTGGCCGCACCGTTGGTTCTGGTCGCGTGACCAAGATCATCGCTTAA
- the rpmG gene encoding 50S ribosomal protein L33: MVTLACTECKRRNYTTKKNKQNNPDRIELKKYCKWCQKHTLHKETR; encoded by the coding sequence ATGGTTACCTTGGCGTGTACGGAGTGCAAGCGCCGTAACTACACGACCAAGAAAAACAAGCAGAACAACCCTGATCGTATTGAGTTGAAGAAGTACTGTAAGTGGTGCCAGAAGCACACGCTGCATAAGGAAACTCGATAG
- the secE gene encoding preprotein translocase subunit SecE, with amino-acid sequence MAKKSKTQRAKASAARSARKEAKKAEAAAAELKAAQGEVAEEEAPKKKLFGKASKPEGSAQNNKQVKAAEKKPEKPKKKRFQFFKDVKAEMKRVTWPTRQDVLRWSVVVVAALLFFGVYVAVLDNGIITPILFLISGLGA; translated from the coding sequence ATGGCTAAGAAATCAAAGACTCAGCGTGCGAAGGCTTCTGCTGCTCGTTCGGCACGTAAAGAAGCTAAGAAGGCCGAGGCCGCAGCTGCTGAATTGAAAGCAGCTCAGGGCGAGGTTGCTGAGGAAGAAGCTCCTAAGAAGAAGCTGTTTGGTAAAGCGTCCAAGCCTGAAGGGTCTGCTCAGAACAACAAGCAAGTGAAGGCCGCAGAAAAGAAGCCTGAAAAACCTAAGAAGAAGCGCTTCCAGTTCTTCAAGGATGTTAAGGCCGAGATGAAGCGTGTGACGTGGCCGACACGTCAGGATGTGCTTCGTTGGAGCGTTGTGGTTGTTGCAGCACTTTTGTTCTTTGGCGTATACGTTGCCGTTTTGGACAACGGTATCATCACGCCGATTCTCTTTTTGATTTCCGGATTGGGGGCTTAA
- the nusG gene encoding transcription termination/antitermination protein NusG codes for MSKKWYVLHTYSGYENKVKTNLETRIETMGLENNVFAIEIPTETVTEIKEGGRRKESEKKVFPGYVLVRMELDDRSWAAVRNTPGVTGFVGADSKPAPLTRDEYNKIMKRTSHEGPKKTSTNLEAGQSVKVVSGPLADFDGVVSEVMPDAGKVKVMVSIFGRETPVELSFDQVSCI; via the coding sequence ATGTCTAAGAAGTGGTACGTGCTTCACACCTATTCTGGATATGAAAACAAGGTGAAGACGAATCTTGAGACTCGAATTGAGACCATGGGTCTTGAGAACAATGTCTTCGCTATTGAGATTCCTACGGAAACCGTTACCGAGATCAAAGAAGGCGGACGCCGTAAGGAAAGCGAAAAGAAGGTATTCCCGGGTTACGTGCTTGTTCGCATGGAGCTTGATGATCGTAGCTGGGCTGCAGTCCGTAACACTCCCGGTGTGACTGGTTTTGTTGGCGCAGATAGCAAGCCTGCTCCTCTTACTCGCGATGAGTACAACAAGATCATGAAGCGCACCAGCCACGAGGGTCCGAAGAAGACTTCTACGAACCTTGAGGCCGGTCAGTCTGTGAAGGTTGTTTCTGGTCCTCTTGCTGACTTTGACGGTGTGGTGTCTGAGGTTATGCCTGATGCCGGCAAGGTCAAGGTTATGGTTTCCATCTTCGGTCGTGAAACCCCCGTGGAGCTTTCCTTCGATCAGGTTTCCTGCATTTAG
- the rplK gene encoding 50S ribosomal protein L11, translating into MAEKKVTGFVKLQIPAGAANPAPPVGPALGAQGVNIMQFCQAFNAQTQEQKGTIIPVEITVYEDKSFTFVCKTPPAAVLIKEKLGLKSASGIPQLKFVGTLSQDQLREIAEIKMPDLNANDIEAAMRIVAGTARSMGVRVEGVEMKKAYVPSKKLAAILKGEA; encoded by the coding sequence ATGGCTGAGAAGAAAGTTACCGGCTTCGTTAAGCTGCAGATTCCTGCTGGCGCTGCGAACCCGGCCCCGCCCGTTGGCCCTGCTCTGGGTGCTCAGGGTGTTAACATCATGCAGTTCTGCCAGGCGTTTAACGCTCAGACGCAGGAGCAGAAGGGCACCATCATCCCTGTTGAGATCACCGTCTACGAAGACAAGTCTTTCACCTTCGTGTGCAAGACTCCGCCGGCGGCCGTGCTCATCAAGGAGAAGCTGGGCCTGAAGTCTGCTTCCGGCATCCCGCAGCTGAAGTTCGTGGGCACCCTGTCCCAGGATCAGCTCCGCGAGATCGCTGAGATCAAGATGCCCGACCTGAACGCTAACGACATCGAGGCTGCTATGCGCATCGTTGCTGGTACTGCTCGTTCCATGGGTGTGCGCGTTGAGGGCGTTGAGATGAAGAAGGCCTATGTGCCTTCTAAGAAGCTTGCCGCAATCCTCAAGGGTGAGGCCTAA
- the rplA gene encoding 50S ribosomal protein L1 codes for MAKHSKAYRAAVEKIGDATYAPLEAFKLINEIATTKFDQTVEAHFRLGIDTRQADQQLRGTVSLPNGSGKTVRVAVFAEGAAADAAREAGADIVGTEELTAQIQAGEFNFDAAVATPDQMGKVGRLGKILGPRGLMPNPKLGTVTPNVAQAIKELKGGRVEYRADRYGIAHVVIGKASFTAEQLAENYGTVYDEILRMKPAAAKGKYVKSISVSGTMTPGVSVDSSVTKNYTASAE; via the coding sequence ATGGCTAAGCATTCCAAGGCTTATCGCGCTGCCGTCGAGAAGATCGGTGACGCAACCTACGCTCCGCTTGAGGCTTTCAAGCTGATCAACGAGATTGCAACCACGAAGTTCGACCAGACTGTTGAGGCTCACTTCCGTCTGGGCATCGATACGCGTCAGGCTGATCAGCAGCTGCGCGGCACGGTTTCCCTGCCGAACGGCTCTGGTAAGACTGTCCGCGTTGCTGTGTTCGCTGAGGGCGCTGCTGCTGATGCTGCTCGCGAGGCTGGTGCTGACATCGTTGGCACTGAGGAGCTGACTGCTCAGATTCAGGCTGGCGAGTTCAACTTCGACGCTGCTGTTGCTACTCCGGACCAGATGGGCAAGGTTGGCCGTCTTGGTAAGATCCTCGGCCCCCGTGGCCTGATGCCGAACCCGAAGCTCGGTACGGTTACCCCGAACGTTGCTCAGGCTATCAAGGAGCTCAAGGGCGGCCGCGTTGAGTATCGTGCTGACCGTTACGGCATTGCTCACGTTGTTATCGGCAAGGCCAGCTTTACCGCTGAGCAGCTTGCTGAGAACTACGGCACGGTGTACGACGAGATCCTGCGCATGAAGCCTGCTGCTGCTAAGGGCAAGTACGTCAAGTCCATTAGCGTTTCCGGCACCATGACGCCGGGTGTTTCCGTTGATTCTTCCGTCACGAAGAATTACACGGCTTCCGCTGAATAA
- the map gene encoding type I methionyl aminopeptidase, producing the protein MAVILKSPGEIDAMKAAGQLSAEVLRKVGELVKPGVTTLELDEFAETYIREHGGIPAFKGYGGFPGSICASVNEQIVHGIPSKKVVLQTGDILSVDTGATVDGWVGDNAWTFAVGKISDDKKRLLKVTEQCMWAGLESAVAGNHLGDIGHAVQSIAEKAGYGVVREYVGHGVGHNMHEEPNVPNYGHRHLGMKLQVGMVLAIEPMINMGTRKVVDGDDGWLVCTRDGKPSAHFEKMVAITEDGPVVLTTEPDHRRPL; encoded by the coding sequence GTGGCAGTGATTTTAAAGTCTCCTGGTGAGATTGATGCTATGAAAGCAGCTGGCCAGCTTTCTGCTGAGGTGCTTCGAAAAGTCGGTGAATTGGTAAAGCCTGGCGTTACCACGCTTGAGCTTGATGAGTTCGCGGAAACGTATATTCGCGAACATGGTGGTATCCCTGCGTTCAAGGGCTATGGTGGGTTTCCGGGCTCTATTTGCGCATCGGTTAACGAACAGATTGTGCATGGCATTCCGTCTAAAAAGGTGGTTTTGCAAACTGGAGACATTCTGAGTGTGGATACTGGCGCAACCGTTGATGGTTGGGTTGGCGACAATGCTTGGACGTTTGCAGTCGGTAAGATTTCAGACGATAAAAAGCGCTTGCTGAAGGTTACCGAGCAGTGCATGTGGGCTGGTCTTGAAAGCGCTGTTGCAGGTAACCATCTTGGCGATATTGGGCATGCGGTTCAGTCTATTGCTGAAAAAGCGGGCTATGGCGTGGTGCGCGAATACGTTGGCCATGGGGTCGGCCATAACATGCATGAAGAACCGAACGTTCCGAACTATGGGCATCGGCATCTGGGTATGAAGCTGCAGGTAGGCATGGTGCTTGCCATTGAGCCAATGATCAATATGGGTACGAGAAAGGTCGTCGATGGAGACGATGGTTGGTTAGTCTGCACGCGCGACGGAAAGCCGAGTGCGCATTTTGAGAAGATGGTTGCTATCACCGAAGACGGACCTGTGGTTCTTACCACCGAGCCGGATCATCGTCGTCCGCTGTAG
- a CDS encoding class I SAM-dependent methyltransferase, which produces MTENNTANGFTNDFRSAQPLHVSAACASPTEENLAFAPALSTADWNAEWQQMQNARNRPDNSAEWDARALNFPADAQAGPYARRFIELMGIRPGETVFDMGCGTGSIALPLGELGHKVVAADFSQGMLDRMQTVMESQGIRTVFPKLMSWDEDWAAKGVRTGMVDICVASRSIATHDLRDSLLRLTDIARRRVCITLPTGSSPRTDERILSELGLSDAVFRQHLYAICILANERLLPRVDYIQSQRYETFASHEEAAESLQRMIDNAAGAVTTEAQRQSAYARLHAWLNDNLVANDQVGSLDKHGLPQKALRLRNPRIITWAFISWDK; this is translated from the coding sequence ATGACCGAAAACAACACGGCAAACGGTTTCACCAACGATTTCCGCAGTGCTCAACCGCTGCACGTCTCCGCCGCCTGCGCTTCGCCAACCGAGGAGAACCTCGCTTTCGCGCCGGCGCTTTCCACCGCCGATTGGAACGCTGAATGGCAGCAGATGCAAAACGCGCGTAACCGTCCCGACAACTCGGCCGAATGGGACGCGCGGGCGCTTAACTTCCCCGCCGATGCGCAAGCCGGCCCTTACGCCCGTCGATTCATAGAGCTTATGGGCATACGGCCTGGCGAAACGGTGTTCGATATGGGCTGCGGCACCGGCTCCATCGCGCTGCCGCTTGGCGAACTTGGGCACAAGGTGGTAGCCGCCGATTTCTCGCAGGGTATGCTCGACCGCATGCAAACCGTCATGGAATCTCAAGGCATCCGCACGGTGTTCCCCAAGCTTATGAGTTGGGACGAAGACTGGGCGGCCAAAGGCGTGCGCACTGGCATGGTCGATATCTGCGTTGCATCGCGCTCCATCGCCACGCACGATTTGCGCGACAGTCTGCTGCGCCTGACCGACATCGCGCGTCGGCGCGTTTGCATCACGCTGCCTACCGGATCGAGCCCCCGCACCGATGAGCGCATCCTTTCCGAGCTTGGCCTGTCCGACGCGGTGTTCCGCCAGCACCTTTACGCCATCTGCATCCTTGCGAACGAAAGGCTGCTTCCACGCGTCGACTACATCCAGTCGCAGCGCTACGAAACATTCGCCTCGCACGAGGAGGCCGCGGAAAGCCTGCAACGCATGATCGACAACGCCGCCGGCGCCGTCACCACCGAGGCCCAACGCCAATCTGCCTATGCGCGCCTGCACGCATGGCTCAACGACAACCTTGTTGCGAACGACCAGGTAGGCTCGCTTGATAAGCACGGCCTGCCGCAAAAAGCTCTGCGCCTGCGCAATCCGCGCATTATCACCTGGGCCTTCATCAGCTGGGATAAATAA
- the thyX gene encoding FAD-dependent thymidylate synthase translates to MHVELLYHTPDPECAIATAARLCYAPVGAAELMETMPPERVKSVLTTIMSSGHFSTLEHASYTFAIDGVSRALTHQLVRHRIASFNQQSQRYVKFKGEVSVVKPESVAANAEASAKFDEAIQAAVDAYHALLEAGVPAEDARYLLPNAAESKIVVTMNVRELLHFFSLRCCNRAQWEIRDMAHRMLELARPTAPFIFADAGAPCVRGACPEGKMTCGNPYPKVTRE, encoded by the coding sequence ATGCACGTTGAACTTCTCTATCACACACCTGATCCGGAATGCGCCATCGCAACGGCGGCGCGTTTGTGCTATGCGCCGGTGGGTGCGGCCGAGCTTATGGAGACCATGCCGCCCGAGCGCGTGAAAAGCGTGCTGACCACTATCATGTCGTCGGGGCACTTCAGCACGCTTGAGCACGCAAGCTACACGTTCGCCATCGATGGGGTGTCCCGCGCGCTGACGCATCAGCTGGTACGTCACCGCATCGCCAGTTTCAATCAGCAAAGCCAGCGCTACGTGAAGTTCAAGGGCGAAGTGTCCGTGGTGAAGCCGGAAAGCGTGGCGGCGAATGCGGAGGCGTCTGCGAAGTTCGACGAGGCCATTCAGGCTGCCGTCGATGCGTATCACGCGCTGCTTGAGGCGGGCGTGCCGGCCGAGGACGCGCGCTACCTGCTGCCGAACGCGGCGGAAAGCAAAATCGTGGTCACCATGAACGTGCGCGAGCTGCTGCACTTCTTCAGCCTGCGTTGCTGCAATCGCGCTCAGTGGGAGATTCGCGATATGGCGCACCGCATGTTGGAGTTGGCGCGGCCCACTGCGCCGTTCATTTTCGCTGACGCCGGCGCGCCGTGCGTGCGCGGTGCGTGCCCCGAAGGCAAGATGACCTGCGGGAATCCATATCCGAAAGTGACGCGTGAGTAG
- a CDS encoding DUF1385 domain-containing protein encodes MSSLAKQKSDLSRAFSEDGANKTHVGGQALIEGVMMRGKYNWAVGVREPDGAIYEEQHDLSSGQAKNGWMYWPLVRGCRAMVESLVLGYKALEIAAIHAFNEDEEDAKDAAAKDLDAGGRAEVDCVEQSEPAKRDGVVEAASRADGQGGCMADGQMPASNEPAFSWKDDFGRPDTMIDALGAQRSLEVVSEPSQPSEAKAASAPAAEDDAVFGKKEMAVSMVLGLVMGVVLFIVAPAFITNLLVGEYDSNTLAWNVVDGILRVAVFVFYIWLIGRMSDIKRMFGYHGAEHKTIHCFEHGLPLTSENARQFPRLHVRCGTAFLIMVMIIAIFVYTITPLNGLISAWGVPDGAPKLVLVIVARIVLMPVIAGISYEITVRWAGSHPDNPLVKVVLWPGMQMQYLTTNEPDDGMLECAIAAMKQVLEREEQEAAKAAGAVEG; translated from the coding sequence GTGAGTAGCTTGGCGAAGCAAAAGAGCGACCTTTCGCGTGCGTTTTCCGAAGACGGCGCGAACAAGACGCACGTAGGCGGGCAGGCGCTTATCGAGGGCGTCATGATGCGCGGCAAGTACAACTGGGCCGTGGGCGTGCGCGAACCGGACGGCGCAATCTACGAGGAGCAGCACGACCTGTCAAGTGGCCAGGCGAAAAACGGCTGGATGTACTGGCCGCTTGTGCGCGGCTGCCGCGCTATGGTGGAGTCGCTGGTGCTGGGGTATAAGGCGCTTGAGATTGCGGCTATCCATGCGTTCAACGAGGACGAAGAGGATGCCAAGGACGCTGCCGCCAAAGATCTCGACGCTGGTGGCAGGGCTGAGGTGGATTGCGTGGAGCAGTCTGAACCTGCGAAGCGCGATGGCGTAGTGGAAGCAGCGTCGCGCGCGGACGGCCAGGGCGGCTGCATGGCTGATGGCCAGATGCCGGCGTCGAATGAGCCGGCGTTCTCGTGGAAGGACGATTTCGGCAGACCCGATACGATGATCGACGCGCTTGGGGCTCAGCGGAGCCTTGAGGTGGTGTCGGAACCGTCGCAGCCAAGCGAGGCGAAGGCGGCGTCGGCGCCCGCTGCGGAAGACGATGCGGTGTTTGGCAAGAAGGAAATGGCCGTGTCCATGGTGTTGGGCCTGGTCATGGGTGTGGTGCTGTTTATAGTTGCGCCGGCGTTCATCACGAACCTGCTGGTGGGCGAGTACGACTCGAACACGCTTGCGTGGAACGTGGTGGACGGCATTTTGCGCGTGGCGGTGTTCGTGTTCTACATCTGGCTGATCGGGCGCATGAGCGATATCAAGCGCATGTTCGGATACCACGGGGCCGAGCACAAGACCATCCATTGCTTCGAGCACGGGTTGCCGCTGACGTCGGAAAACGCGCGGCAGTTTCCGCGGTTGCACGTGCGTTGCGGCACGGCGTTTCTGATCATGGTGATGATCATCGCCATTTTCGTGTACACCATCACGCCGCTTAACGGGCTGATTTCGGCGTGGGGCGTGCCCGATGGCGCCCCGAAGCTGGTGCTGGTCATTGTGGCGCGCATCGTGCTGATGCCGGTGATTGCGGGTATTAGCTACGAGATTACCGTGCGCTGGGCGGGCAGCCATCCCGACAACCCGCTAGTGAAGGTGGTGCTGTGGCCGGGTATGCAGATGCAGTACCTCACCACGAACGAGCCCGACGACGGCATGCTTGAATGCGCCATCGCGGCCATGAAGCAGGTGCTTGAGCGCGAGGAGCAGGAAGCCGCGAAAGCGGCAGGCGCTGTTGAGGGCTAG